A single genomic interval of Croceibacter atlanticus HTCC2559 harbors:
- a CDS encoding DUF1028 domain-containing protein: protein MKPRNFYFLIPFVVLLTYIFYYTNDTNSTSENINTKQEKNTYYERENLEDGDTFSIVAYDPSTGEIGSAGTSCVAQTIDFLGDLITNNSGAIIGGINTQAAYIAQNQTIARNRMLAGDTPQEIVAYMAANDFQGNSSTRQYGVVGFDDFGNLTTAGLTGNGTGSFADHITGVNYAIQGNILWDSDVLTDMETAFLNTNGTLADKLMAALKGAKRVGGDSRCDTRGNSGRSSFIKVLRPGDSSPYIDITLGPVVDGVEPIDELECAFINATSPAICLQTVSTFPYVMDFEDFVWDKDISSCGSLNNNASWIRTQFATPSQNTGPATANQGEKYMFVESSDVNSTSSFSKKAVIGSPCFQIPEFHSAQISFDYHMSGASMGTLNLTAQTSSGTEVIWTRTGNQGANWVNDETVDLSDYAGRTVKFRFDATTGTSFTSDMAIDDIKITTVRVPINFEFDAGVWTPNNPTLVDNPSTNIDNIEIVSGNPTFTNEVIANNVTISTGSTLDLGNATLSLSGNLINNGSLNAGTGTLLLNGDSAQTVSGNAIALNNFTVASNSTKTLQTPVSISGTMNLSNGVLNTNNQLSFLNTYDELSQTHTNGMLDEVTGGSIVGNVLVQRYFPAKRAYRLVASPVTTTTTIRENWQTDGNVVQGFGTHITGAGGTTNGFDATGTNNPSIFTLNTVGQNYEVLPNTNANTLSVGNAYLLMVRGDRTIDLTDNNATPSNTILESIGELHIGNFNSPNISTVENGSSLIANPYQASVDMALVLQNTTNLNQRYYHVYDPTINSRGAFVTVDTQENTNSLTFGTGISLSSANKFLQPSQAAFVNTVTNGAATLQFTEGFKDLSGNGTNVFFAELEQQSIGVALYNSEDELKDGTRIIFSEEDTNAVTQLDAIKNPNLDENISTKIEEQEFSIQRRAFAIAEDEIEFSITNYREDNYKFKFQFEDLEPSTLVYLYDAYLNTQTPLNINGETIVNFNVNETNASRASDRFKLVFQTNVLGANDINLNSSITISPNPASQFILISNPQSIGINSIVIYDLMGKQVIKRTNGLNKIDISKLESALYLVEVNSTLGSFQKRLIVN, encoded by the coding sequence ATGAAACCTAGAAATTTTTATTTTCTAATACCTTTCGTGGTACTCCTAACTTACATATTTTATTATACAAACGATACAAATTCAACTAGTGAAAACATTAATACTAAACAAGAAAAAAACACCTATTATGAACGAGAAAATTTAGAAGACGGAGACACATTTTCAATTGTAGCATATGATCCTTCTACAGGTGAAATTGGGAGTGCTGGTACAAGTTGCGTAGCTCAAACAATAGATTTCCTGGGCGATTTAATTACTAATAATTCAGGAGCTATAATTGGAGGAATTAATACTCAAGCTGCTTATATTGCCCAAAATCAAACAATAGCAAGAAACAGAATGTTAGCAGGAGATACACCTCAAGAAATTGTAGCTTATATGGCTGCAAATGATTTTCAGGGAAACTCCAGCACAAGACAATACGGAGTTGTAGGATTCGATGATTTTGGCAACTTAACTACTGCTGGTTTAACAGGTAATGGAACAGGTAGTTTTGCAGATCATATTACTGGTGTAAATTATGCCATACAAGGTAATATTTTATGGGATTCAGATGTGTTAACAGATATGGAAACTGCTTTTTTAAATACAAATGGAACATTAGCTGATAAACTAATGGCTGCCTTAAAAGGAGCAAAACGAGTTGGTGGAGATAGCAGGTGTGATACTAGAGGAAATAGTGGAAGGTCTTCATTTATAAAAGTTTTAAGACCTGGTGATTCTTCCCCATATATCGATATCACTTTAGGACCAGTTGTAGATGGAGTAGAGCCAATTGATGAACTTGAATGTGCATTCATAAATGCAACTAGTCCTGCAATTTGCTTACAAACAGTATCAACATTTCCATATGTTATGGATTTTGAAGATTTTGTGTGGGACAAAGACATTTCTTCATGTGGTTCCTTAAATAATAATGCCTCTTGGATTCGTACGCAATTTGCTACACCTTCTCAAAATACAGGTCCTGCAACTGCAAACCAAGGTGAGAAATATATGTTTGTTGAATCATCTGATGTTAATAGTACGAGTTCATTTAGTAAGAAAGCAGTAATTGGTTCTCCGTGTTTTCAAATTCCAGAATTTCATTCAGCTCAAATTTCTTTCGACTACCATATGTCTGGAGCAAGTATGGGAACTCTTAACCTCACTGCACAGACAAGTTCTGGGACAGAAGTAATTTGGACACGTACAGGTAATCAAGGTGCAAATTGGGTGAACGATGAGACAGTAGATTTAAGTGATTATGCTGGGCGTACCGTTAAATTTAGATTTGACGCTACTACTGGAACTAGTTTTACTAGTGATATGGCAATTGATGACATAAAGATTACCACAGTAAGAGTTCCTATTAATTTTGAATTTGATGCAGGAGTTTGGACCCCAAATAACCCAACATTAGTAGATAATCCTTCAACAAATATTGATAATATTGAAATTGTCTCAGGTAACCCGACGTTTACTAATGAGGTAATTGCTAATAATGTAACAATTTCAACTGGATCTACTTTAGATTTAGGAAATGCAACACTTTCTCTTTCAGGAAATTTAATAAATAACGGTTCTTTAAATGCAGGTACAGGTACATTACTGCTTAATGGGGATAGTGCTCAAACTGTTTCAGGAAATGCTATAGCTTTAAATAACTTTACTGTTGCAAGTAATTCAACCAAAACATTACAAACACCTGTTTCAATTAGTGGAACAATGAATCTTTCTAACGGAGTTTTAAATACGAACAATCAACTTTCATTTTTAAACACCTATGATGAGCTAAGTCAGACTCATACTAATGGAATGTTAGATGAAGTTACTGGAGGATCTATTGTAGGAAATGTATTAGTGCAGCGCTATTTTCCTGCTAAAAGAGCATATAGGTTAGTAGCGTCTCCAGTTACTACAACAACAACTATTAGAGAGAACTGGCAAACAGATGGTAATGTAGTGCAAGGTTTTGGTACTCATATAACAGGTGCTGGTGGAACGACAAATGGTTTTGACGCTACTGGTACTAATAATCCATCAATATTTACTTTAAATACTGTTGGGCAAAATTATGAAGTATTACCAAACACAAATGCTAACACTCTAAGTGTGGGTAATGCATACTTGTTAATGGTAAGAGGAGATAGAACTATTGATTTGACAGATAACAACGCAACTCCTTCTAACACAATATTAGAATCTATTGGTGAGCTTCACATAGGAAACTTTAACTCTCCTAATATTAGTACTGTTGAAAATGGATCTTCATTGATTGCTAATCCGTATCAAGCATCGGTAGATATGGCTTTAGTATTACAAAATACAACAAACTTAAACCAAAGGTATTATCACGTTTATGATCCAACAATTAATAGTAGAGGTGCTTTTGTTACTGTAGATACACAAGAGAACACAAATAGCCTTACGTTTGGAACAGGTATTTCTCTGTCTTCTGCTAATAAGTTTTTGCAGCCTAGTCAAGCTGCGTTTGTAAACACAGTAACTAATGGTGCTGCGACACTACAGTTTACAGAAGGCTTTAAAGACTTATCTGGTAATGGTACAAATGTTTTCTTTGCAGAGTTAGAGCAGCAATCCATAGGAGTTGCACTTTACAACAGTGAAGATGAATTAAAAGATGGAACTCGCATAATTTTTAGTGAAGAGGATACTAATGCTGTAACTCAATTAGATGCAATTAAAAATCCTAATTTAGATGAAAATATATCTACTAAAATTGAAGAGCAAGAATTTAGTATACAGCGTAGAGCATTTGCAATTGCAGAAGATGAAATTGAATTCTCTATCACAAATTACAGAGAAGATAATTACAAATTTAAATTTCAATTTGAAGATTTAGAACCTTCAACACTTGTGTACTTATATGATGCATATTTAAATACACAAACTCCCTTAAATATTAATGGAGAAACAATTGTGAATTTTAATGTAAATGAAACTAATGCAAGTAGAGCTTCAGATAGATTTAAGTTAGTATTTCAAACAAATGTATTGGGAGCTAACGATATAAATTTAAATAGTTCAATTACTATTTCACCAAACCCAGCAAGCCAATTTATTTTAATATCTAATCCACAATCAATAGGCATTAATTCAATTGTGATTTATGATCTTATGGGGAAACAAGTTATTAAAAGAACTAATGGCCTTAATAAAATAGACATATCAAAATTAGAAAGTGCGTTGTATCTCGTTGAGGTTAATTCAACTTTAGGGTCCTTCCAAAAACGTTTAATTGTGAATTAA
- a CDS encoding 1-aminocyclopropane-1-carboxylate deaminase/D-cysteine desulfhydrase, whose product MINYQVLDLTKASTNLHGNKNFKLKLNLEKAKSTQKSTLISFGGAYSNHISALAEIGKANGFRTVGVIRGEELGKNLQLTLSNNPSLQKAHLNGMHFKFISRETYRQKNSSQFIKLLQNEFPNSYIIPEGGTNDLAVKGCEEILTQETSSFNFICCPVGTGGTISGIINASKSHQTVLGFPALKGDFLNSEIKKYTNKTNWRLITDYHFGGYAKINEALVTFINNYKKSKNILLDPIYTAKMIFGLEDLIQLGYFPQNSRILAIHTGGLQGISGMNTLLSKKGLPTIEI is encoded by the coding sequence ATGATTAATTATCAAGTTTTAGATTTAACAAAAGCTTCCACTAACCTACACGGGAACAAGAATTTTAAATTAAAATTGAATCTTGAAAAAGCAAAATCAACTCAAAAAAGTACTTTAATTTCTTTCGGAGGTGCTTATTCTAATCATATTTCTGCTTTAGCTGAAATTGGCAAAGCAAATGGCTTTAGAACTGTTGGAGTAATTAGAGGTGAAGAATTAGGTAAAAACCTTCAGCTTACGTTAAGCAACAATCCATCACTCCAAAAAGCACATCTAAATGGTATGCATTTTAAGTTTATATCTAGAGAAACATACCGGCAAAAAAATAGTTCGCAGTTTATTAAACTACTGCAAAATGAATTTCCTAACAGTTATATCATTCCAGAAGGCGGCACCAATGATTTAGCTGTAAAAGGATGCGAAGAAATCTTAACACAAGAAACCTCAAGTTTTAACTTTATATGCTGCCCAGTAGGTACTGGAGGTACAATTTCTGGGATTATAAACGCATCAAAATCACACCAAACAGTGTTAGGATTTCCAGCATTAAAAGGAGATTTTTTAAATTCTGAGATTAAAAAATATACGAATAAAACGAACTGGAGGCTCATTACAGATTATCATTTTGGAGGCTATGCTAAAATAAATGAGGCTTTGGTAACGTTTATTAATAATTATAAAAAAAGTAAAAATATCTTATTAGATCCTATTTATACAGCTAAAATGATTTTTGGCTTAGAGGATCTTATACAACTTGGGTATTTTCCTCAAAATTCCCGTATTTTAGCAATCCATACTGGAGGTCTTCAAGGCATATCCGGTATGAACACTTTGTTATCTAAAAAAGGACTCCCAACTATAGAAATTTAG
- a CDS encoding glucosaminidase domain-containing protein codes for MNFRVLVFFILSTFLLASCGSKKRVVTTKKEQKERQVYQEQPKNSKNEPYEDTPAEIQDDVTKTIKEKTYKDKSSKYVADFAEIAMEEMRIYGIPASITLAQGILESGAGEGELTRKANNHFGIKCHGWKGGKVYHDDDKAQECFRKYYDAKYSFRDHSLFLTERKRYMGLFKLSKDDYKGWAKGLKEAGYATDPRYPNKLISLVERYKLYEYDAQVLGKTGKDVKKVTENNNRYTVEKGDTLYRIAKKHNITVEQLKDFNGLTSNDISIGQVLYVKPLPKDF; via the coding sequence ATGAATTTTAGAGTATTAGTTTTCTTCATCTTATCAACATTCTTATTAGCTTCCTGTGGAAGCAAGAAAAGAGTGGTTACAACAAAAAAAGAGCAAAAAGAACGACAAGTTTATCAAGAACAACCTAAAAATAGTAAGAACGAACCTTACGAAGATACGCCTGCAGAAATTCAGGATGATGTTACTAAAACTATAAAGGAGAAAACCTACAAAGACAAGTCTTCTAAATATGTTGCAGACTTTGCAGAAATAGCAATGGAAGAAATGCGAATTTACGGCATACCAGCTAGTATTACTTTAGCGCAAGGTATTTTAGAATCTGGAGCTGGAGAAGGTGAACTTACCAGAAAAGCCAACAATCATTTTGGCATTAAATGCCACGGTTGGAAAGGTGGTAAAGTTTACCATGATGATGATAAAGCCCAAGAATGCTTCAGAAAATATTACGATGCAAAATATTCCTTTAGAGATCACTCATTATTCTTAACTGAACGCAAGCGCTATATGGGTTTGTTTAAATTATCGAAAGATGATTACAAAGGTTGGGCTAAAGGTTTAAAAGAAGCAGGATATGCAACAGACCCAAGGTATCCTAATAAACTCATAAGCCTAGTAGAACGCTATAAACTTTATGAATATGATGCTCAAGTCTTAGGTAAAACCGGAAAAGATGTTAAAAAAGTCACCGAAAATAATAATAGATATACTGTAGAAAAAGGAGACACCTTATACAGAATTGCTAAAAAACATAATATTACTGTAGAGCAACTTAAGGATTTTAATGGCCTTACAAGTAACGATATTTCTATTGGCCAAGTGCTTTACGTAAAACCTCTCCCAAAAGATTTTTAA
- the hemL gene encoding glutamate-1-semialdehyde 2,1-aminomutase encodes MIYKRSSALFAEAQKVIPGGVNSPVRAFNAVGGTPIFIEKAKGAYLHDADGNTFIDYIASWGPMILGHAHQPVIDAVVEKAKLGTSFGTPTEIETKIAELAVSMVPNIDMIRFVNSGTEACMSAVRLARGFTGKEKIIKFAGCYHGHSDSFLIQAGSGAVTFGSPNSPGVTQGTAKDTLLANYNDIEGVKTLIEANIGEIACIILEPVAGNMGCILPQDNFLQKLRTLCDEHNILLVFDEVMTGFRLAKGGVQELYNVKADIVTFGKVIGGGLPVGAFAARKEIMNHLAPLGPVYQAGTLSGNPLAMAAGLAMLTEINTNTDLFKSLEDKTEYLHNGITEALEKNNITHTINRQGSMISVHFTDVNVTDFETAVKGNNDTFKRFFHHMLDNGIYIAPSAFESWFLNDALSYEDLDKTIEAIASFKG; translated from the coding sequence ATGATTTATAAAAGAAGTAGTGCACTTTTTGCTGAAGCCCAAAAGGTAATTCCTGGTGGTGTAAACTCACCAGTAAGAGCATTTAATGCAGTTGGCGGCACACCTATTTTTATTGAAAAAGCAAAAGGCGCCTACCTACACGATGCAGATGGCAACACCTTTATAGACTACATAGCGTCTTGGGGACCAATGATTTTAGGACACGCTCACCAACCTGTAATTGATGCAGTAGTAGAAAAAGCAAAGTTAGGAACCTCTTTTGGTACACCAACTGAAATTGAAACCAAAATTGCAGAGCTTGCCGTATCTATGGTTCCAAATATAGATATGATTCGCTTTGTAAATAGTGGAACAGAAGCCTGTATGAGTGCAGTACGTTTAGCACGAGGCTTTACAGGAAAAGAAAAAATCATAAAATTTGCGGGATGCTATCACGGCCATAGCGACTCATTTTTAATACAAGCTGGTAGTGGAGCAGTAACATTTGGAAGCCCGAACTCTCCTGGTGTAACCCAAGGCACAGCCAAAGATACATTGCTAGCAAATTACAATGATATTGAAGGTGTAAAAACACTTATTGAGGCTAATATTGGCGAGATAGCTTGTATCATCTTAGAACCTGTTGCAGGAAATATGGGGTGCATTTTACCACAAGATAATTTCTTGCAAAAACTGAGAACGCTTTGTGATGAGCATAATATCTTATTAGTTTTTGATGAAGTTATGACCGGATTTAGACTTGCAAAAGGTGGCGTACAAGAACTTTACAATGTAAAAGCAGATATTGTAACCTTTGGAAAAGTAATTGGTGGCGGTTTACCTGTTGGTGCATTTGCAGCACGCAAAGAGATAATGAACCACTTAGCACCACTTGGTCCAGTTTACCAAGCTGGAACACTAAGCGGAAATCCATTAGCAATGGCAGCAGGCTTGGCAATGCTTACAGAAATAAACACTAATACAGATTTATTTAAAAGCTTAGAAGATAAAACAGAATATTTACATAACGGAATTACTGAAGCGCTAGAAAAAAACAATATTACTCATACTATAAATAGACAAGGCTCTATGATTTCTGTGCATTTTACAGATGTAAATGTCACTGATTTTGAAACAGCTGTAAAAGGTAATAATGATACGTTTAAACGCTTTTTCCATCATATGTTGGATAACGGTATTTACATTGCACCAAGCGCTTTTGAAAGTTGGTTCTTAAATGATGCATTGAGTTATGAAGACTTGGATAAAACAATTGAAGCTATAGCAAGTTTTAAAGGTTAA
- a CDS encoding GH3 auxin-responsive promoter family protein: MPFPIVNSVASWFLKKRIHQMELFIKYPNEVQHELLHQLLYKAKDTEMGKTYGFDTITNYKTFSERVPIQSYEQYTERIERSRSGENNIFWPTPIKWFAKSSGTTNAKSKFIPVSEDSLEDCHYAGSKDLLCMYLNNNPEANLFTGKSLRLGGSKDLYKENGTVYGDLSAILIDNMPFWATYSSTPSNEISLMSDWETKMQAIVDETITQNVTSLAGVPSWMLVLLNNVLETTGKSCIHDVWPNLEVYFHGGVSFEPYRDQYKAIMSSEKVKYYEIYNASEGFFAIQDKNDSRDLLLMLDYGIFYEFIPMDSYGSEEESVIPLSEVELNKNYAIIVTTNGGLWRYKIGDTIRFTSLSPYRIRVSGRTKHHINVFGEELIIENAEEALRKASQQTNCEIVDYTAGPIFMEGTEKGAHEWIIEFKKAPESIEQFQKCLDDSLQTINSDYEAKRYNNMTLNMLTVHKAKDKLFYEWLKKNDKLGGQHKIPRLSNTRDYLDELLKMNI, encoded by the coding sequence ATGCCATTTCCCATAGTCAATTCTGTTGCTTCCTGGTTTTTAAAAAAGAGGATTCACCAAATGGAATTATTTATAAAATATCCTAATGAGGTGCAACATGAACTTTTACACCAATTACTGTATAAAGCAAAAGATACAGAAATGGGTAAAACCTATGGTTTTGATACGATTACAAATTATAAAACCTTTTCGGAGCGTGTTCCTATTCAATCTTACGAACAATATACTGAGCGCATAGAGCGAAGCCGAAGCGGTGAAAACAACATTTTCTGGCCAACACCTATAAAGTGGTTTGCCAAATCCAGCGGTACTACAAATGCCAAAAGTAAATTTATTCCTGTAAGTGAAGACTCTCTCGAAGATTGCCACTATGCAGGTAGTAAAGACTTGTTGTGCATGTATCTTAATAATAATCCTGAAGCCAATTTGTTTACAGGAAAAAGTTTACGCCTAGGCGGAAGCAAAGATTTATATAAAGAGAATGGAACTGTTTATGGTGATTTATCGGCTATTTTAATAGATAATATGCCTTTTTGGGCCACGTATAGTAGTACGCCGAGCAATGAAATTTCCTTAATGAGCGATTGGGAAACTAAGATGCAGGCCATTGTAGATGAAACCATTACGCAAAATGTAACTAGTCTAGCTGGAGTGCCAAGTTGGATGTTAGTATTGCTAAATAATGTACTCGAAACAACTGGCAAGTCTTGTATACATGACGTTTGGCCAAATTTAGAGGTTTATTTTCATGGCGGTGTAAGTTTTGAACCTTATCGCGATCAATACAAGGCAATTATGTCTTCTGAAAAAGTGAAGTATTATGAAATATATAATGCTTCTGAAGGCTTTTTTGCAATTCAAGATAAAAATGATAGTCGTGATTTATTGTTGATGCTTGACTATGGTATTTTTTATGAATTTATACCAATGGATAGCTACGGTAGCGAAGAGGAAAGTGTTATTCCTTTATCTGAAGTAGAGTTAAATAAAAATTACGCCATTATAGTTACCACTAATGGAGGATTGTGGCGATATAAAATTGGAGATACAATTAGATTTACAAGTTTAAGTCCTTATAGAATACGAGTTTCAGGACGTACAAAGCATCACATAAATGTGTTTGGAGAAGAGCTTATTATTGAAAATGCCGAAGAAGCATTAAGAAAGGCTTCACAGCAAACAAATTGTGAGATAGTAGATTATACTGCAGGACCAATTTTTATGGAAGGTACCGAAAAAGGCGCACACGAGTGGATTATAGAATTTAAGAAAGCACCTGAAAGTATAGAGCAATTTCAAAAATGTTTAGATGATAGTTTGCAAACTATTAATAGTGATTATGAAGCTAAACGTTATAATAATATGACCTTAAATATGCTCACTGTTCACAAAGCTAAAGACAAGTTGTTTTATGAATGGTTAAAGAAAAACGACAAACTTGGAGGACAACATAAAATTCCGCGATTATCTAATACTCGGGATTATTTAGATGAGTTATTGAAAATGAATATTTAA
- a CDS encoding DUF2797 domain-containing protein, whose product MQYQGVLTKMQTELASPVQYYLVFESSFIHMNQLIDKTLSIEFVRYQCLACGKDKKIYRQGYCYDDFFNQPQAGDWIMKPELSTAHLDIEDRDLEYEKKVQLKPHIVYLANSSNVKVGVTRKTQVPTRWIDQGAHEAIEIVEVPNRYLAGITEVALKEHVADKTNWRSMLKNDIKDENLVTVRDHLKQYIPDEALPYFIESNSETNIDFPVVQYPEKVKSLNLDKTPIFKGTLKGIKGQYLIFEDNTVFNVRNWEGYVVDLNIS is encoded by the coding sequence ATGCAATACCAAGGCGTCTTAACAAAGATGCAAACAGAATTAGCAAGTCCGGTACAATACTATCTTGTTTTTGAATCTTCCTTCATACATATGAACCAACTTATAGATAAAACATTATCTATAGAGTTTGTTCGTTACCAATGTTTAGCTTGTGGAAAAGACAAAAAGATTTACCGCCAAGGCTACTGTTACGATGATTTTTTTAACCAACCTCAAGCTGGAGATTGGATAATGAAACCAGAATTGAGTACTGCACATCTAGATATTGAAGATAGAGACCTAGAGTATGAAAAGAAGGTACAACTAAAACCGCATATTGTTTATTTAGCAAATTCTAGCAATGTAAAGGTTGGCGTAACTCGAAAAACACAAGTCCCTACACGTTGGATAGACCAAGGCGCTCACGAAGCTATTGAAATTGTAGAAGTACCAAACAGATATCTTGCAGGTATTACAGAAGTTGCCTTAAAAGAACATGTGGCAGATAAAACCAATTGGCGCTCAATGTTAAAAAATGATATTAAAGATGAAAATTTAGTAACGGTAAGAGACCACCTTAAACAATATATTCCAGATGAGGCTCTGCCCTATTTTATTGAAAGTAACAGTGAAACCAATATCGATTTTCCTGTAGTGCAATATCCTGAAAAAGTAAAGAGCTTAAATTTAGATAAGACCCCAATTTTTAAAGGCACGTTAAAGGGCATAAAAGGACAATATCTTATTTTTGAAGACAACACCGTTTTTAATGTTAGAAATTGGGAAGGTTATGTTGTTGATTTAAATATTAGTTAA
- a CDS encoding DNA/RNA non-specific endonuclease has product MNRKYIYPILTILAVSIIYIVNSYLDEKEREPLIKEAKELKETTNSNFLPTSTTGAIVHHKYYSLSYSEDNEQAEWVAYELKKNHISRNDFKRPYFEVDNGVPTVSADWRNYKNSGYDRGHFCPAGDRKFSKEAFTETFLTSNISPQDHDFNAGIWNRLEQKVRYWATKYDGVYVVTGGILNDTEITIGDEHVTVPKYFYKLVLDYNNGKPKLVAFLFPHRESNKPLYDFVTTTDKIEELTGIDFFPHLEDDLEDKLEASNNYKGWSFR; this is encoded by the coding sequence ATGAATCGAAAGTACATATACCCCATTTTAACCATATTAGCAGTTTCTATAATTTACATTGTAAATAGTTATTTAGATGAAAAAGAGCGAGAGCCTTTAATTAAAGAAGCTAAAGAGCTTAAAGAAACTACAAACAGTAACTTTTTACCAACCTCAACAACAGGTGCTATTGTACATCATAAGTATTACTCCTTATCTTATTCTGAAGACAATGAGCAAGCCGAATGGGTTGCCTATGAGTTGAAAAAAAATCATATCTCTAGAAATGATTTTAAAAGACCTTATTTTGAAGTAGACAACGGCGTTCCAACAGTGTCGGCCGATTGGAGAAACTACAAGAATTCTGGTTATGATAGAGGTCATTTTTGCCCAGCAGGAGATCGTAAGTTTTCTAAAGAAGCGTTTACTGAAACTTTTTTAACCAGTAATATTTCACCACAAGATCACGATTTTAATGCTGGTATTTGGAATAGGCTAGAACAAAAGGTGCGGTATTGGGCTACAAAATATGATGGTGTTTATGTAGTTACTGGTGGCATATTAAATGACACAGAAATAACCATAGGAGACGAACATGTTACCGTTCCTAAATACTTTTATAAATTAGTTTTAGACTACAATAATGGTAAGCCAAAACTTGTAGCATTTTTATTTCCTCATAGAGAATCCAATAAACCTCTCTATGATTTTGTTACGACTACAGACAAAATTGAAGAATTAACTGGCATTGATTTCTTCCCTCATTTAGAAGATGACCTTGAAGATAAATTAGAGGCTTCTAACAATTATAAAGGTTGGAGTTTTAGATAA